The window TTGAAAGCCAGTAACACATACAACATACGCTCGGCAGGAAGAGTGGCGAAACAATCGTCGTGGTTAGGGCTCTCTATTACTACTTCATGAGCACCTATGCCGTTCATCCGATCATATAGCCCTTCACCGGCCTTATCCAACCCGCCTTCTATGACAAGCGCCGGATATTTGTTCGGAACAACACGAACCAACCAATCCGGCCCGTTTTTCTGTTGATTCTCGCCGGATCTGTAAGCCAGAACTTCAGACGGAGTGGTGTTTTCATTCCCTGGACATAGCGGACAGAACCCACCGCTTGTCTGAGGTTTTTCAATCAGGAAGTCAGTCGGCCGTTTTCGCCTTTCTTGAGAAATTATAATCCATCGGCCGAGAACAGGATCTTTTCGCAGCTCCGGCATCTCAGGTTATTGCCCTTTAGATTTCTCTCGTGTTTCCTGTAGAGTTTTACAATCAATACAGAGCGTGGTTACAGGTCTGGCTTCAAGCCGCTTCAAACCAATTTCCTCTCCGCAATCTTCACAAATACCAAAGGTGCCTTCTTCAATACGAAGCAACGCTTCATCGATTTTCGAAAGCAACTTGCGTTCGCGATCACGAATACGTAATTCGAAGCTACGACCTGATTCAACCGTGGCGCGATCATTCGGGTCAGGAATATTAGTGGTCTGATCCGTCATCTCGTTCAAGGTCTTGCCAACCTCATCCAGGATCTCTTGCCTCTTATCAGTAAGACTCTGCCTGAACTGCTCGACTAATGCTTTTTCCATCAAGCCTCCTGTAGAACTGAAACAACGTGCAAGTGAAATTTCAGTCTGATATTTCTTCGCGAGTATATGTGCCGCTTTTTCCACCTGTTTTTGTCAACAATCGGATATCACTTATCACCATTGATTTATCAACAGCCTTGCACATATCGTAAATTGTCAGAGCCGCGACTGATACAGCGGTCAACGCCTCCATCTCAACTCCGGTTTTACCAGTTATTCCAACTGTGGCAAAAATTTCTACCAGATTATCTTCGTCTTGAAAAGAAAAGTCAACGTTGACCTTACTAATAAGTAGCGGGTGACATAAAGGAATAAGCGCATCTGTTTTTTTAGCAGCCATTATTCCGGCCACCCTGGCAATGCCCAAAACATCACCCTTAGCCATTTTTCCGCTTTTGACTTTGGTGAATGCCTCTTTGCTCATGGTTATTTTTCCAGCTGCGTGAGCGACGCGGGTAGTTTCATTCTTTTTGCTCACATCAACCATTATAGCATTGCCATCACTGTCGAAGTGCGTAAAATCTTTATTCCCTTCTGCTGCCATTGATACTTATCCCTTGTGATTTTTACCCACTACTTCGTTAAAAAGTCTGGCAAAGAAGCCTTCACGCTCCTCCTCCTGCCCATGTTCCTGGCACAGAGTTTCAAACTCTTTCAACACCTTGATCTGTTCATCGCAGAGATTGGTAGGGGTCATAACCTGCAATTCGATAATCATGTTGCCCTTGCCACTGCCCCGTAGTCTCGGTACACCTTCATTTTTGAGGGTAAATCGCTCTCCGGATTGGCTGCCTGCAGGGATTTCTATTGTCTTTTTACCATGTACAGTAGGCACTTCGACTTTCGCACCGAGTGCGGCATCCACCATGGAAACCGGCATTCTGGCAAAAATAGTGTCACCCTCACGCATAAAGAACTCATGTTCTTCAACATGGACAATCACATAGAGATCACCCGCCGGACCACCTCGGCGCCCACCTTCGCCCTCACCGCGCAAACGCATGCGAGCACCGTTGTCAACACCGGCAGGAATCTTAATTGCGACAAGTTTGCTTTTATGAACAAGGCCGGAACCATCGCAATCGGCACAGGGGTCTGTAATAATCTCCCCCTCACCATGGCACTGCGGGCAGGTAGAACTCACCTGAAAAAATCCCTGAGAGCGGATTACCTGACCACGACCTTCACACATCGGGCATGTTTTCTTGGGATGGCCAGGACGACTACCAGTACCTTCACATGTCCAGCAGGTATCACGACGACTTAGCTCAACCTCTTTTGAAGCTCCGTGAATTGCCTCCATGAAGCTTATATTCACGTCATAACGAAGATCATTACCGGGACTGGGTCCATCCCTGCGAGTGCGCGAACGACTACCACCAAAGCCAAACAGATCACCAAAGATATCCCCAAAGCTCGAGAAAACATCTTCGAAGTTGCCTGGTCCGCTATAGCCACTATTTTTCAGACCATCATGCCCATAAGTGTCATAAATCTGCCGTTTCTTTTCGTCACTGAGAACCTCATAGGCCTCTGTGCACTCCTTGAATTTTGCTTCTGCCTCCTTATCATCCGGATTTCTGTCCGGATGATACTTCATCGCCAGCTTGCGGTACGCTTTCTTAATCTCGGAGCCTGATGCTGAACGGGAAACAGTTAAAATATCGTAATAATCTTCTCTCATTGTTTCTGAATAACCTATTACTTACGCGGCAGTTTTTGCAGATTCGGAAAATTCGGCCGCGTCAACATCATCGGCATCCAGCTGCTCAGGCAGATCGTCAATATTCTCCATAGTTACTTTGCCAGAGGCAATCTCACGCAGAGTCATAACGATCTCCTTGTTTTTGCCATCAACCACAAAAGGTTCCCCCTGCCTGTGTTGCTTTACGCGCTTCACAGCCAGATGGATCAGATTGAACCTGTTGTCATCGCCTACAACATCAAGACAATCTTCAACGGTAATTCTTGCCATATTTATGTTCCTCGTTGTGTACGTGTAATCCTGCGCTTCAGGTCGGACGACCTGCTAACTAAAACAGATTACGTACTTACAGAATTTAGCTTACTTTTTTTTCAAACGGGTTTTCCAGGAGCAGGGTTTCATTCCTGTCCGGGCCAACTGATACGATCTGAGCTTTAACTTCAGTAAAGTCCTCGATACGCTTAATGTAGTCTTTGGCCGCTGTTGGCAGATCATCAAAATTGCGAACTCCTGCAATTTCCTCACTCCAGCCCGGCAAGTCTTCATAGACAGGCTTCACCGCTGCCGCCGCATTAATATTGGAAGGCATTGCATGAACGGTCTTACCGTTGAGTTCATAGGCATTCGCCATCTTGATATTCTTGTGTCCGCTCAGAACATCTAACTTGGTAATTGCAAAGCCGGTAATGCCGTTCAGACGAACTGCATCTTTAGCCACAATCCCGTCAAGCCATCCACATCTTCGGCGGCGACCGGTAGTCGCACCAAACTCATGTCCCTTTTGCTGCAACTGCTCACCTGCATCATCAAAAAGCTCAGTCGGGAATGGGCCGGCTCCGACACGGGTGGTGTAGGCTTTCATGATACCCACAACCGCGTCAATATGTGCTGGGCCAAAACCAGTGCCATTACAAGCATTGCCAGCGATAGTATTGGAGGATGTCACGAAAGGATACGTACCATGATCAATATCGAGCTGGGTGCCCTGAGCGCCTTCAAACAGGATATTTTTCCCAACTTTGCGTGCATCATCAAGCTCTATGGAAACATTGCCTATGAAATCACGCAGCTTTTCAATATGCTGCATGAACTCGCCGTACACCTGATCGAATTCGACTGGGTCAGCGTTATATTTTTTGGTCAGCAGAAAATTTTTCTCATCGAGTGCGGTCTTGAGCTTTTCAGAAAAAAGTTTTTCATCCAGAAGATCTCCCGCCTTGATACCGACCCTGCCAACCTTGTCCATATAACATGGGCCAATTCCACGACCTGTGGTACCGATCTTCTTGCCATCGGAAAGCGCGGCTTCCTTCGCCTGGTCGAGGCGTGAGTGGTACGGCATTATCAGATGCGCATTCTCACTAATCATGAGACGCTTCGGATTAACACCAAGGCCCTGCTCTTTCAACTGATCCATTTCTTTGAGAAGTACACCTGGATCGATGATGACACCATTTCCGATCATGCACATTTTATCTTCATAGAGGATTCCGGATGGAATAATATGAAAGATAAATTGCTTACCGTCTACAACTAGGGTGTGACCGGCATTGTTACCGCCTTGAAAGCGAACGATATAATCAGAATATTGCGTGAGCAAGTCGACGATTTTCCCCTTGCCTTCGTCACCCCATTGTGACCCGACAACTACGACACTGGACATCTATATTCTCCTGGTATTTATACTGCAGCACATGACTGGTTGGCAGAACAGGAAATGCCGGACAGGCAAAAACTCCAGGTCTGCATTAGACAAACCACGAAGTATAGCTAACTCAATCGACAAAGTCAATTACTGAGATTTAATTGCTACATATATCAGATAGCTGCTTTTTACGATGCAACTCCATCATATTGCACAATTAACGGTCAAACAAGAGCTGTGGAATCGTTTTCCCCGAACATTGACACCTGTCTGCAAATGCCGTAAAGTTGGTCCGGTTGTTAATCATAACCGTACAGGAATAAGCATGTTCAGGCAGGTCGTCAAACAGGGCCGGGAAGGTTCCAAAGTTTTCGGACAAATAACAGACTTACTGCTCTAGAATTTCGCAATAATCCGTTTTTCTGCTTCACCGCTGAAAAACCTTAATACAGTGAGGCTTCACCTATGTTTGGTATTGGCTTGCCGGAAATGATTCTCATTCTGGCTATTGCACTTATCGTTGTTGGCCCAGACAAACTCCCCGATTTAGCTCGGTCTGTTGCCAAGGGCATCATGGAGTTGAAAAAAACGGCCGATGGCTTGAAAGAACAACTCAACGAACAGGGCAACCCGCTCGACGACATAAAACCTGATCTGGAGGATGCTGCTAAAGAATTCAAAAGCCATATGCTCGATCATCCGGAAAAAGGTACATCAGATCTCTTTCCCGCCCAGGGGGTCAATCCAGATGTTGACCAAGCCAAACGAGCCTATGAAGAACTCACCAAGGCTGGTTTTGATCCTGCCGATGTCCCTATGGATAATCTCAAAGAGGGTGAAACCGTTGACCTCTCTGCTGATGACATGACAGAAGTGGTACAGCCTGTCGCTGCGCCAGATGATGAAAATAACCAGGATCCTGCCAATAATGCAAAAACCGAAAAGACCCCGCCCAACAACGATAAGGTTGACAAGGGTTAAAACAGGCAGAACAGCGCATCAGATATCAGTTTTCACGATAAATACAACCCATCATAATAGTATACCTCAAAGTTGCATCTAATGAGCGATTATAATCTTCAGAAAACTATTCCTGCACTAGAGCGCAGTCTCGCCTTTTTCAGGCCCCATCATCTTGAGTTGCGGAACCGTCTCGTTAAAGTTATGGCTGCAATTGTCACTTGTTCGGTGGTGGCCTACATTTTTATTGAGCAGATTGCCCAGCTCTTTATCTCTCCGCTCATAGCTGCCAATCCCCTGGTGGGAAAACTTGTTTACACCAATCTGCCTGAAGCATTTGTAACCTATATCAAACTCGCTTTGATCATAGGCCTGTTGGCCAGCTTCCCTGTAATTTTATATCAACTCTGGCTTTTTGTCGCTCCCGGCCTCAGGAAAAACGAGAAACGACTAGCTGTCACTGTGGTTTTCTGGTCTTCAATACTCTTTGCCGGCGGTGCATCCTTTGCCTTTTTAGTAGTGCTGCCTAAAATGCTTATCTACTTCACCAGCTACGCCAATGAAGGGCTTGAGCCACTGCCAAAACTCGGCCTCTATCTTACTTTTGTGGCCCGCATGATCCTTACCTTTGGTATCAGCTTCCAGATTCCTTTTCTCATGGTGATGTCCGGTAAAGCAAACCTTGTAACTGCCAGCTATTTTCGCAGCAAACGCATCTACTTCTACATGGCAATTGTGTTTCTCTCCTTCCTGCTTGCCGCCGGAGACTTCATGGCAACAGCCCTGCTGGCGCTGCCACTATTTGCACTTTATGAGGTTGGAATTTTTCTTTCTTCGCTTTTCAATAGAAAAAAAGAGCAAACATCTGAAGCGTAATCCGGAAATACCTGAAAAGAGCAAAAAAAAGCCCTGGATCTAAGACGATCCAGGGCTTTTTTTCAAAGAACAGGCATCAGCCGATCTCCTGCTTCAGGAGACAGCATGAAATCCTGTGCAGTGGCTTTCCGGTATCGTCATAATCGATAATATCCGGCTGAAGCAACTTATTCATCACACACCCTTCAGCAATATTCAATTGGAAGAATTTATCTTCGGTAAAACCATCATTTTTGATGAGTTTGCCGGATTCAATTCGATAACTGTGTACCGGGTGATCTTCGCAAAGCGGACATTGATATACTCGACCATTAGGGAAAATGAAGTAATTTTCCGCTTCAGTCCCTGCACATTGAAATTCTTCGTCATCTGCCAGAAAAACTTTTGGATATGTGACATGGATGCCGGCTTCGGCGGCCGTTTGTGCCACCGCAGGTACCACTGCAAGCCACTCTTCCCGGCTTAACTGTAAAGAGTCGCTATCAACTTCAGCCGACTTTCCTCTGAGCCCGATTACCTGAATGAAAAACTTCTCGACTCCCAGCTCAAGCAACAACGGCACCATACGGTGCAGGTGGTCAATGTTCTTCTTACTCACCGTATAGATCAGGCTGACCTTGAAGCCCTTCGCCAACGCCTTTCTCAGATTACTGACACACGTATCATAAACGCCTTCACCACGTATCGGATCATTAACTTCAGCGTCCGGCCCGTCTAAACTGAAACTGAGATAGTTGAGTTCGTCAGGGCTGATTTTCTCAAGAAAATCATGAAAAAGATACCCATTTGAATCCACAGTTACGTCGTATCCCAACTCCCGGGCAAAACGTACCGCTTCCGGCAAATCCTTGTGCATCGTCGGCTCACCGCCAAGAAAAATGACATTGCCAACTCCCCGCCCATCACGGGAGGCTGTAGCGAGCTGCGTTTCGTCAGGCTGGAACAACTTCAACCATTGCCTGATGGTGGTAATCGAAAGCGTCTGGCTTCCATGCTGCTCCGGATTGATGTAACAGTGGCTGCACGAAAGATTGCATGCTGTAAGTATATGAAAGAATATATTTTTTTCGCCTGGACGAAAACCAACAGTCCTCAGGGCTTTTTGCGGGGTGGAACTCATGATGCGTCCTCAATACATATTCAAAAGTGAATCAAACAGAGACCAGCGGTTGCTCCAAAGTATACTTTGCAAGCAATGTATCTTTAAGATAGTCATTGTTGTTCGAACCAAAAAACTGCTGAAATAACCTCAGACTTTCAAATCTCATCACTTTGGGAACTATCGATATCTCTAATGATGAATAGAGTGGCGACAAAAGCTTTAACGGCAAATTGGTGCCACCACCCATTACATCTTCATAAGCATACACCACGGAGCGTACACCATTAACAATCATGGTTGAATAGCACATCAGACAAGGCTCCATCGTGGAATATACAGTAACCCCGGACAAATCAAGGCCAGGCTGGGATTGCTGGAGATTTCTTAAAGCGACGATCTCTGCATGATCGAGTTCGTTCATCTCAGCAGCACTGTTTCTCCTGCCCCCCGATGCAATAATTTTGCCCTCGGAAACGATTACACAACCCACCGGAAATTCGTTGTTCAATAGTGCCTGCCGTGCTTCTGCCAAAGCATGACTCATAAATTTTTCATGGCCGTCCATCTCTTTCTCCTTAAACAATTCGGCCATTAGCCAATTTGTTTTCACGATCTTCCCGGTGGTAACCGGGTAAGCGCTGACTCCGTGTACAACTATTGTTTGCATCCAAAACATCGATCCGACAACGTATTAAAGCAACTTCATCCGTTAAGCTGAGAAGCAGGCCAGACTCTATTCAGTTTCTCGCAAAAGGTCAAAAAGAAGATGGAGGGTTGCCAGCTTCACAAACCTCGTCCAAACCTTAACGCTGCCGATGAAATACTGAAACCTGTATTCTCCTCTATCCAATCGTGACAGGATGGCTTGAATGGGATGTACTGGAGACAAATGCCTTTCACTGAAAATTGCAATCCCGGCAACAATTGCATTATTCGCCTTGCATTCACGGCGGAGGCCGCGATTACCGTCTTCAAAGCCTGTATGGCCTCCGAATATGGCAAGGTGGCAGGGTATCTTAGCCCATTCTTTACTTTTAGAGTTGCAGAGCTCTGCGGTAAGGAGTGCTGGAGGAGAGTGACATTCCTGGCGGTATGCAAAAACGCCTCTGGATTCAATTTAAAGGCAGGAATAAGAAAAGCAAGAGCATGTTCCCTGTGACGAGCATTTACCACTACAGGTTGGTTCGTTAACTGTATAAAGTCTGCAAAGCTCGACAGCGAAATTCCCCTGCCCTCGCTCCCCTCTACCTGCAGGTGCCAGAATGGCAGATATTGCATTTCTCTACTGCTGGTTGGCATCACCTGGTGTTTCACTTTGACAAATCGCCCTTTTTCCTCAAGCCATGCCGCATTGCAATTCTCACAATGCAATACCAGGCTGTTCACCTCTCCCTGCAAATCATCGCCACAGCCCGGGCATATTGTCGACAAAAAACGTGGCTCCCAGTTTTTGTCA of the Desulfosediminicola ganghwensis genome contains:
- the tatC gene encoding twin-arginine translocase subunit TatC, which gives rise to MSDYNLQKTIPALERSLAFFRPHHLELRNRLVKVMAAIVTCSVVAYIFIEQIAQLFISPLIAANPLVGKLVYTNLPEAFVTYIKLALIIGLLASFPVILYQLWLFVAPGLRKNEKRLAVTVVFWSSILFAGGASFAFLVVLPKMLIYFTSYANEGLEPLPKLGLYLTFVARMILTFGISFQIPFLMVMSGKANLVTASYFRSKRIYFYMAIVFLSFLLAAGDFMATALLALPLFALYEVGIFLSSLFNRKKEQTSEA
- a CDS encoding nucleoside deaminase yields the protein MQTIVVHGVSAYPVTTGKIVKTNWLMAELFKEKEMDGHEKFMSHALAEARQALLNNEFPVGCVIVSEGKIIASGGRRNSAAEMNELDHAEIVALRNLQQSQPGLDLSGVTVYSTMEPCLMCYSTMIVNGVRSVVYAYEDVMGGGTNLPLKLLSPLYSSLEISIVPKVMRFESLRLFQQFFGSNNNDYLKDTLLAKYTLEQPLVSV
- the rpoZ gene encoding DNA-directed RNA polymerase subunit omega, which encodes MARITVEDCLDVVGDDNRFNLIHLAVKRVKQHRQGEPFVVDGKNKEIVMTLREIASGKVTMENIDDLPEQLDADDVDAAEFSESAKTAA
- a CDS encoding adenylosuccinate synthase, whose amino-acid sequence is MSSVVVVGSQWGDEGKGKIVDLLTQYSDYIVRFQGGNNAGHTLVVDGKQFIFHIIPSGILYEDKMCMIGNGVIIDPGVLLKEMDQLKEQGLGVNPKRLMISENAHLIMPYHSRLDQAKEAALSDGKKIGTTGRGIGPCYMDKVGRVGIKAGDLLDEKLFSEKLKTALDEKNFLLTKKYNADPVEFDQVYGEFMQHIEKLRDFIGNVSIELDDARKVGKNILFEGAQGTQLDIDHGTYPFVTSSNTIAGNACNGTGFGPAHIDAVVGIMKAYTTRVGAGPFPTELFDDAGEQLQQKGHEFGATTGRRRRCGWLDGIVAKDAVRLNGITGFAITKLDVLSGHKNIKMANAYELNGKTVHAMPSNINAAAAVKPVYEDLPGWSEEIAGVRNFDDLPTAAKDYIKRIEDFTEVKAQIVSVGPDRNETLLLENPFEKKVS
- a CDS encoding twin-arginine translocase TatA/TatE family subunit; this translates as MFGIGLPEMILILAIALIVVGPDKLPDLARSVAKGIMELKKTADGLKEQLNEQGNPLDDIKPDLEDAAKEFKSHMLDHPEKGTSDLFPAQGVNPDVDQAKRAYEELTKAGFDPADVPMDNLKEGETVDLSADDMTEVVQPVAAPDDENNQDPANNAKTEKTPPNNDKVDKG
- the moaC gene encoding cyclic pyranopterin monophosphate synthase MoaC, with the protein product MAAEGNKDFTHFDSDGNAIMVDVSKKNETTRVAHAAGKITMSKEAFTKVKSGKMAKGDVLGIARVAGIMAAKKTDALIPLCHPLLISKVNVDFSFQDEDNLVEIFATVGITGKTGVEMEALTAVSVAALTIYDMCKAVDKSMVISDIRLLTKTGGKSGTYTREEISD
- the dnaJ gene encoding molecular chaperone DnaJ, translated to MREDYYDILTVSRSASGSEIKKAYRKLAMKYHPDRNPDDKEAEAKFKECTEAYEVLSDEKKRQIYDTYGHDGLKNSGYSGPGNFEDVFSSFGDIFGDLFGFGGSRSRTRRDGPSPGNDLRYDVNISFMEAIHGASKEVELSRRDTCWTCEGTGSRPGHPKKTCPMCEGRGQVIRSQGFFQVSSTCPQCHGEGEIITDPCADCDGSGLVHKSKLVAIKIPAGVDNGARMRLRGEGEGGRRGGPAGDLYVIVHVEEHEFFMREGDTIFARMPVSMVDAALGAKVEVPTVHGKKTIEIPAGSQSGERFTLKNEGVPRLRGSGKGNMIIELQVMTPTNLCDEQIKVLKEFETLCQEHGQEEEREGFFARLFNEVVGKNHKG
- the dksA gene encoding RNA polymerase-binding protein DksA, which codes for MEKALVEQFRQSLTDKRQEILDEVGKTLNEMTDQTTNIPDPNDRATVESGRSFELRIRDRERKLLSKIDEALLRIEEGTFGICEDCGEEIGLKRLEARPVTTLCIDCKTLQETREKSKGQ
- a CDS encoding radical SAM protein — its product is MSSTPQKALRTVGFRPGEKNIFFHILTACNLSCSHCYINPEQHGSQTLSITTIRQWLKLFQPDETQLATASRDGRGVGNVIFLGGEPTMHKDLPEAVRFARELGYDVTVDSNGYLFHDFLEKISPDELNYLSFSLDGPDAEVNDPIRGEGVYDTCVSNLRKALAKGFKVSLIYTVSKKNIDHLHRMVPLLLELGVEKFFIQVIGLRGKSAEVDSDSLQLSREEWLAVVPAVAQTAAEAGIHVTYPKVFLADDEEFQCAGTEAENYFIFPNGRVYQCPLCEDHPVHSYRIESGKLIKNDGFTEDKFFQLNIAEGCVMNKLLQPDIIDYDDTGKPLHRISCCLLKQEIG